Proteins co-encoded in one Corylus avellana chromosome ca9, CavTom2PMs-1.0 genomic window:
- the LOC132191721 gene encoding condensin-1 complex subunit CAP-D2-like produces the protein MAPHFFFPQTLRALEEEHEDNRLYAQNPIDIASLHPSELEEFVKGVSFDLSDKELFCIEEQDVFDRVYSLIRSYASLPTSCKFNLVESLRSNFSVLLPNVDSLSRVSQSQDDDTPVFDRVASHRNAFKIYTFVLINVQVWEFLSYLSGRLGFDSKWRKWMSASIFTA, from the exons ATGGCTCCTCACTTCTTCTTTCCCCAGACCCTCAGAGCACTAGAAGAAGAGCACGAAGACAACCGCCTCTACGCGCAAAACCCCATCGACATCGCTTCGCTTCATCCCTCTGAACTGGAAGAGTTCGTCAAAG GTGTATCCTTTGATCTTTCCGACAAGGAGCTCTTTTGCATTGAAGAGCAAGATGTCTTTGACCGTGTCTATTCCTTGATTCGTAGTTATGCTAGTCTCCCTACATCTTGTAAATTCAATCTCGTAGAGAGTCTCCGATCCAATTTTAGTGTTCTTCTTCCAAATGTTGATTCACTCTCACGGGTTTCTCAAAGTCAGGATGATGACACTCCAGTGTTTGATCGGGTTGCTTCACATCGTAATGCTTTTAAAATTTACACATTCGTCCTCATCAAC GTACAAGTTTGGGAGTTTCTCTCCTACCTTTCGGGGCGCCTTGGCTTTGATtcaaaatggaggaaatggatgTCTGCCTCTATCTTCACAGCCTGA
- the LOC132192025 gene encoding uncharacterized protein At3g28850 — protein MGCSSSKPNILYPELPSHPSSSSSFSASDSSHSSPPVTRALSLPTPLVHHPPLRKGDTHHLVSLTSTTYGSLLLIDHPDPPKNPNLNGQDFPVHHKISPVPPDPEHSLSPDSVINAWELMDGLDDFESDSEKPVSSIFDRPIAIPSKPSSTGYTGSDVSVKKLSDLFESVKNSEIVSEKSSSSTKPLWQHLSEEALLSKMDPNVVYSYRRALSSRQLNSIQPKGIRSLGSSPVSFSFSNSWCFLPGSEDRIVIYFTSLRGIRKTYEDCCSVRKIFRGFRVPVDERDISMDSEYRKELQSVLGGKAVSLPQVFVRGKYVGGAEEVKQLNEDGELDKLLEGFPMMDPGFVCDGCGDARFVPCRNCSGSRKVFEEEEGELRRCPDCNENGLIRCPGCCSS, from the coding sequence ATGGGCTGCTCTTCTTCAAAACCCAACATCCTTTACCCGGAACTCCCCTCTCACCCTTCTTCTTCGTCGTCATTTTCTGCTTCAGACTCTTCGCATTCTTCACCGCCGGTCACTAGAGCTCTTTCCCTCCCAACCCCACTTGTCCACCACCCACCTCTCCGAAAGGGCGACACCCACCACCTTGTGTCTCTCACCTCCACCACCTATGGTTCCCTCCTCCTCATTGACCATCCTGACCCTCCCAAAAATCCTAACTTGAACGGTCAGGATTTCCCTGTTCACCACAAGATAAGCCCAGTCCCACCAGACCCAGAACACTCTTTGTCGCCAGACTCTGTAATCAACGCCTGGGAACTCATGGACGGCCTCGACGACTTTGAATCCGATTCCGAAAAGCCCGTCTCGTCGATTTTCGACCGCCCAATCGCCATTCCTAGCAAACCCAGTTCTACCGGGTACACGGGCAGTGACGTGTCAGTGAAAAAACTGTCTGATTTGTTTGAATCAGTGAAAAACTCAGAAATCGTTTCTGAAAAATCGTCGTCTTCGACGAAACCGCTGTGGCAGCATTTATCCGAGGAAGCTCTGCTATCTAAAATGGATCCCAATGTGGTTTATAGCTATAGGCGCGCATTGTCATCCAGGCAATTGAATAGCATTCAGCCCAAAGGAATACGATCATTGGGGTCCAGTCCTGTGAGTTTTTCATTTTCCAATAGTTGGTGTTTCTTGCCAGGCAGTGAAGATAGAATAGTGATCTATTTTACAAGTTTGAGAGGAATTCGGAAGACGTATGAAGATTGTTGTTCGGTTAGGAAGATATTTAGGGGCTTCAGAGTGCCGGTAGACGAGAGGGACATTTCCATGGATTCAGAGTACCGAAAGGAGCTGCAAAGCGTGCTGGGAGGAAAGGCAGTGAGCCTGCCGCAAGTGTTTGTTAGGGGGAAGTATGTTGGCGGCGCAGAGGAGGTCAAGCAACTCAATGAGGATGGAGAATTGGATAAGCTTTTGGAGGGGTTTCCGATGATGGATCCCGGATTCGTATGCGACGGGTGTGGAGATGCCAGGTTCGTGCCGTGCCGGAATTGCAGTGGCAGCCGGAAGGTGtttgaagaagaggaaggagagTTGAGGAGGTGCCCTGATTGCAATGAGAACGGGTTGATTCGGTGCCCGGGTTGCTGCAGCTCATGA
- the LOC132161619 gene encoding pentatricopeptide repeat-containing protein At2g35030, mitochondrial — protein sequence MLALFRVSTSARQFSSIVRSPILNCVQVIIPLLCDLKVLYGSRIDLYHSVNEPGMDKFAIPGRDYSANSGVARSNWLITKLCKEGKICEARLVFDNMCERDVVTWTTVITGYIKCGMVDEARRLFDRVDAKKNVITWTALVSGYIRLNRIKEAERLFYEMPVKNVVSWNTMIDGYARNGKADLALDLFERMPERNVVSWNTIITALAQCGRIDQAQRLFEQMCERDVISWTAMVAGLSRNGRIDEARLLFDRMPERNIVSWNAMITGYAQHKRLDEALDLFGRMPERDLPSWNTMITGFIQNGELTRAWKLFNEMPQKNVISWTAIITGYIQDGQSEEALKIFMKMLVADGVKPNQGTFVSVLGACSDLAGLSEGQQVHQMISKTAYQDRPFVVSALINMYSKCGELGTARKMFDDGMTSHRDLISWNGMVAAYAHHGCGREAINLFNEMRESGFQPDDVTYVGLLSACSHAGLVEEGLKYFDELVRDRSIIVREDHYTCLVDLCVRAGRLKEAFDFIKRLGTKPAASVLGALLAGCNVHGDVDIGKLAAEELLEVEPENAGTYLLLSNIYASAGKWREAAKVRLKMKDRGLKKQPGCSWIDIGNSSHVFVVGDKSHRQSELICSLLHELHAKIKKVGYVPNDDMIGDEEFSAT from the coding sequence ATGTTAGCTCTTTTTCGAGTATCAACCAGTGCCAGACAATTTAGCAGTATTGTTAGATCGCCTATCTTGAACTGTGTCCAAGTTATTATCCCACTTCTGTGCGATCTCAAGGTTCTCTATGGATCCCGAATTGATCTTTACCACTCGGTGAATGAGCCGGGAATGGACAAATTTGCGATACCCGGAAGAGATTATAGCGCCAACTCGGGTGTGGCGCGGTCTAACTGGTTGATTACTAAGCTCtgcaaagaaggaaaaatttgCGAAGCACGCCTGGTGTTTGATAATATGTGTGAGAGAGATGTGGTCACATGGACTACGGTGATCACGGGGTATATTAAGTGTGGGATGGTTGATGAGGCGAGGAGGTTGTTTGATAGAGTGGATGCTAAAAAGAATGTGATTACTTGGACTGCTTTGGTTAGTGGGTATATAAGGTTGAATAGGATTAAGGAAGCTGAGAGGTTGTTCTATGAGATGCCAGTTAAAAATGTGGTTTCTTGGAACACAATGATTGATGGGTATGCGAGAAATGGTAAAGCTGATTTGGCTTTGGATTTGTTTGAGAGGATGCCGGAGAGGAATGTGGTTTCTTGGAACACTATTATAACAGCTTTGGCACAATGTGGGAGGATTGACCAGGCACAGAGGCTTTTTGAACAGATGTGTGAAAGGGATGTGATCTCGTGGACGGCAATGGTTGCCGGTTTATCAAGAAATGGAAGGATTGACGAGGCACGGTTACTTTTTGATAGGATGCCTGAAAGGAATATCGTTTCGTGGAATGCTATGATTACTGGTTATGCGCAGCATAAGAGGTTGGATGAGGCCCTTGACTTGTTTGGGAGAATGCCGGAGAGGGACTTGCCTTCATGGAATACCATGATTACTGGATTTATTCAGAATGGGGAGTTAACTAGGGCATGGAAGTTGTTTAATGAAATGCCCCAAAAGAATGTGATATCTTGGACTGCGATTATCACAGGATATATTCAAGATGGGCAAAGTGAAGAAGCATTGAAGATTTTCATGAAAATGCTGGTGGCTGATGGGGTGAAACCTAATCAGGGAACTTTCGTGTCTGTTTTGGGTGCTTGTAGTGATCTAGCTGGTCTTAGTGAGGGACAGCAAGTTCATCAGATGATAAGTAAAACAGCCTATCAGGATCGTCCATTTGTGGTATCAGCACTCATAAACATGTATTCAAAGTGTGGAGAGTTGGGTACAGCTAGGAAGATGTTTGATGATGGGATGACAAGCCATAGGGATTTGATTTCTTGGAATGGTATGGTTGCGGCCTATGCACACCATGGATGTGGCAGAGAGGCAATTAATTTGTTCAATGAAATGCGGGAATCAGGGTTCCAACCTGATGATGTCACCTATGTGGGGTTGCTCTCAGCTTGCAGCCATGCTGGTTTGGTGGAGGAGGGGCTAAAGTATTTTGATGAGCTTGTGAGAGATAGGTCCATAATCGTGAGAGAAGATCACTACACATGCTTGGTTGATCTCTGTGTACGTGCAGGGAGGCTAAAAGAGgcttttgattttataaagCGACTTGGCACTAAGCCAGCTGCTTCTGTTTTGGGGGCTTTACTTGCTGGATGTAATGTTCATGGGGATGTGGACATAGGAAAGCTGGCCGCAGAGGAGCTTTTAGAAGTGGAGCCAGAGAACGCAGGCACTTATTTGTTGTTGTCTAACATATATGCTTCAGCAGGGAAATGGAGAGAAGCTGCTAAAGTGAGGTTGAAAATGAAGGATAGGGGGTTGAAGAAGCAGCCTGGTTGCAGTTGGATAGATATTGGGAATAGTTCGCATGTGTTTGTAGTTGGTGATAAGTCTCATCGTCAGTCTGAACTTATTTGTTCTTTACTTCATGAACTTCATGCAAAGATAAAGAAGGTTGGATACGTCCCAAATGATGATATGATAGGAGATGAGGAATTTTCAGCGACGTAA